The stretch of DNA ATCTACAATAAGCTACAAGATGAAATTAACCGTTGGATCAGTTCCGTAGATCTCTCGGATATCGAGAAACTGGAGAAGGAAGCCTCCAGGATTCGCGCCGCCATTCTTCAGACCCCGCTTCCTCCTGAACTTGAAGAGGCCATCAAGGCTGCCTACCGGCAGCTTGAGGGAAAAACAACACCAGGGGTCAAAGTTGCTGCCAGAAGCAGCGCCCTCGGTGAAGACCAACATAAGGCTACCTTTGCCGGACAGTACCGGTCGATCCTAAATGTTGACGGTACAAACCTTGTCAACGCCTATAAGGAAGTGGTTGCCAGTAAATATTCCCTCTCAGCTATTGCCTACCGACTGAATATGGGTTTCCGTGATGAGGATATTGCCATGTGTGTGGGCGTTGTGGCCATGGTCGATCCGGTAGCCAGCGGGGTGGCGTATTCAAGAGATCCAGAGGACTTCCGCAAAGACCAGATAATCATCAATGCCACCTGGGGACTGGCCAAGGCAGTGGTTGACGGTACGACCTCCCCCGATCTTTTCGTGCTGTCGCATACCAAGCCTGTAAAAATACTGGCTAAAACTATCCGCCCAAAGGGGATAAAATTAGTTCCGGCTGCCGGAGGCGGACTTGGTGCGGTCGAAGTCCCGGAAAAAGAACGTGAGGTTCCCTCTGTTACGGATGAGCAGGCACTTTTTCTGGCTGAGATCTGTTCGCGCCTGGAGGCCCATTTCGGCGGAGCACAGGATGTAGAATGGTCCATCACAGGCGACGGTTCTGTAGTGATACTCCAATGTCGTCCTTTAATCCGCCTGAAGTCGTCCATGGAACGAAGGAAGCCCGTTATACCGAGCGAGGAAAACGGACCTGAGCCACTACTGTACGGTGATATCACGGCTAGTCCAGGGGTGGCTGCAGGTCCGGCGTTTTTGCTACAACATGAGGATGACATGGCGCACTTTCCTGATGGTGCGGTTATGGTTACCAAATTTGCTTATCCGCGTTGGGCCGCAATACTGCACAAGGCCGCGGCAGTAGTGGCTGAACAGGGCGGCGTTGCCGGACATCTGGCCACCGTTTCCCGGGAATTTGGCGTCCCGGCGTTGGTTGGAGTGCCTGCGGCCGCCACTAAGATAAAAAATGGCGATCTGATTACTGTGGATGCGGATAACGGCAGGATTTATTCCGGGCGGATCGAATCGCTCTTGGGCGTGCGACCCGAAAGGCTGAGTCTCATGAAGGGAAGTCCGATATACAGGACCCTCGAGCAGGTTCTCACCAATATCACGCCCCTCAACCTGACCGATCCCGATTCGGTAGATTTTACCCCGTCAAAATGCCGAACGGTGCACGACATTACTCGTTTCATTCACGAGGTATCGGTCCGGGAAATGTTTGAATCCGGCGATCAATATCATCTTTCGCAGAGAGCAAGCAAGAGATTGGTCTGCGGAGTGCCGATGCAATGGTGGGTGGTCGATCTCGAGGATGGCTTCAAGGTCCCAGTCGAGGAAAAGAGAGTTTCAATTGATAACATCGCTTCAATCCCTATGCTCGCCCTGTGGGAGGGGATTACCGCCATACCCTGGAAGGGTCCGGCCGTGGATACCAGGGGCATGGTATCCATTATGTTCGAAGCCACTATGCGCCCGGAGATAGGTCCGGATACGGGGGCAAACTTTGCCGAACGGAATTACTTCATGATCTCCCGGCATTTCTGTAATCTCAGCTCAAAGCTCGGGTTTCACTTTTCCACGGTGGAGGCCTTTGTTGGAGATATACCGGGAGAAAATTACGCGAGTTTTATATTCAAGGGGGGAGCGGCCGACGTGACACGTCGCCAGCGCCGCGTTGCCTTTATCGGTGGGATACTCAGTAGATTTGACTTCCGGGTTGAGGCAAAAGAGGACGTAGTCTCTGCCCGCTTGGAAGGGTGCGATCAGGAATTCCTCAAAGAGCGTTTGAAAGTTCTGGGCTACCTCGTCTTGCATACCCGGCAGATGGATATGATTATGTCCAATGAGGCCCTTGTCAACTATTATCTGAAAAAAATGCTCGATGACATATATTCGTTCGTGAAGATAGAACGAAAGGAAGAGAATACGGCCCCTATTCTAGGGCTGAAAAGTTAACGAGCGTATCTGAGGGGCCAGAGTTTGAAGAATTAAGTCCCTGACAAGGAGTTGGGAGATATTATATGAAAGGCGCTTCCCGACTGCCTCTCCCAACTCCCTAATTGACTCCGAGTAAATTATTGTCTTACTACCAGGATGGGACAAGGCGCTTGTTCGATAACCTGTTGGGCAGTGCTCCCCATGACCGCATGGGTGATGCCTGCACTTCCGTGACTCCCGATAACAATCAGATCGCTCTTCCCCTCTTTTGCTACACGCGCAATTTCATCAGCGGGGTACCCTTCGTCGACCACTATGCCGGTTACGGATAGCCCGTACTCTTTAGCGATCTGTTCTGCTTTCGTCATAATTGCCTTAGATTCCACGGCAAATACCTCGCTGAGGCCGGTCTTGGTGGCCAGGTCAACCTGATCACCGTACACCGGAACGACATTCAGGATGGTAATCTTGGAACCCAGTTCTTTGGCGAGGCGACAGGCCGCGTGAATGGCATGGTTGCTGGACTCTGATCCGTCAGTGGGGACGAGAAGTGATTTGTATTCACCGCGTTTGGGCTCTCCCTTGGCTACCAGAACACTGCATCCCACATGGCCGATTACGTTTGCAGTTAAACTTCCCATGAAAATCTTTTTCAGACCGGCCCGGCCACGCGTCCCCATCACGACCAGATCTGTCCCGAGTTCCTTGACTTTTTCACTGAAACGCACATGCGCTTCACCAACAGACACAGACTCGGTAGCCTTTACACCGTCCCTGGCAGCCCGAGCGACCAGCTCGTCTATGGTTTTTTTCATTTTGGCCCTGAGTTTGTCAGTCAGTCCTGGGGCCGTAGTTTCAAACTCTTCGTTCACATCCACCACCGCTGCTATATCGAGCGAACTCCCGAAGCGTTTAGCTATCGCTACTGCCTCTTCGATTGCCAGGCGGTCCTGTTCCACTCCGTTACTGGCCAAAAGAACTTTTTTCCACATGAATTATACCTCCTGTACTCTAAAACTCCTTAATTTATGATGTTAACATATCATGGTTAGCTATAGGACGGTTATATACTTCCCGGAATTACCAGCACTGCACAGGATGCATGGCCGATTACTCTTTTGGTGACGCTTCCCATTAATAGTTTGGTCAGTCCGGTCCGGCCGTATCTGCCCATTATAATAATATCAACCTTTTTCTCCCTGGCCAGATCCGCTATAACCTCATAGGGCTCGCCTTCACGGACTATTCCTTCGGCTTGGATATTGGATTTGGCGGCGCCCTTTACGACCCTTTCAACGATTTTTTCTGCTTCACTCGTGTATTTTGTAGGTCTCTGGCCTTTAACTACACACACTGCACTAAGTTTGCTGTCGCAGGCTGCGGCAATACTTATGGCCTCCTTCACGGCCGCTTCAGCATATATTGAACCATCCGTGGCCACGAGTATATTTTTCAGACCAACCGATCCTCGAAGAGGAATGACCATTACCGGACACGGTGCATGGCCAATGACGCGAGCGGCTACACTACCCATAAGTAGTTTTTTAAGTCCGGTTCTTCCATGTGTCCCTATGACTATAAGGTCGGCTTTTTTTCTCTTTGCTTCACTAACAATGAACTCATAAGGCTGCTCACCCTCATGAATAACGGTCTCACACGTTATGCCCTTTTGGGAAACACGTTCTTTTGTTTCCTCCAGTAAGGTCCTGGAATCCCTTTCCATCTTTTCTACGGCTTCAGGGGCCAGAGACATAAACTCGGGGTTGAGTTCCACGACGTTTAAGACATAAAGGCTGCTTCCACACTTTCTAGCTATATTCACTGCCCCATCCAAGGCCTTCTCACTATACCTTGACCCATCTGTGGCCACGAGTATTTTTTCGTGTCTGCTCAAAGGGCATAGCTTACAGGTGGTGGCGATAGTCTCCTCGCTTTTCATAGCCGAAATACCCCCCCTCTAACCATAATAGTCTATCTCAGTCTATGCTTATAGGCAACGTCAGTCATTAGTCACCGGTCATTGGTTAACTGTGGAAGATTGCTCTCTTTTATCAGTGACAAATGACTATTGACTAACGACATTCACTATAATTACGCCGGATAATATACGCCGGAAAAGCCCTGATCTGTTCCGGCAGATATATAAAAGACTTTTCAATATTGCGTTTAAAAAGTCAACAAAAAAGTGACAGATGTCAAATCATACTTGACATTGAAGAACAATTCATTTATAAAACGACGCATTGTAATTTTACAACACTGGAGATGCAAAATGAAACGATACTTGTTTCCAATTGCCATTTTTTTACTCGTCTTTCTTTGGATAAGCCCGGCGCTGGCTGCGGTTGATCCGGCCGCGGCGGCGGATGCCGGCGGGCCATGGTGGCAGTGGCCGATTATACTTTTTGTGGTCACCTTTGTCATGGGGATTGTCGCTGTTTTGGGCGGTGTTGGCGGCGGGGTATTGTTCGTCCCGATCATCAGCGGATTTTTCCCCTTTCACCTTGATTTCGTACGCGGGTGTGGTTTACTGGTGGCCCTTTCCGGGGCCCTGGCTGCCGGGCCCGGTCTCCTCAAGAGGAACATGGCCAGTCTGCGTCTGGCTATACCAGTGGCGGTAATCGCCTCGGCCTGTGCCATAGTGGGAGCCATGCTGGGTCTGGCCCTTCCCACGAATGTCGTCCAGACCGCATTGGGGGCAACGATTCTTGGTATTTGTGTTATCATGCTCACCGCCAAGAAATCTGAATTTCCCGAGGTCAAGAAACCCGATGCCCTGTCCACCGCTTTACACATCACAGGCATATATCGCGAGGAAAGCACCGGTAAGGATATCGAGTGGCGTGTACACCGGACGCCTCTGGGACTGGCAACCTTTATCATCATTGGCGTCATGGCCGGTATGTTTGGCCTGGGTGCCGGCTGGGCGAATGTGCCGGTGCTCAACCTCATGATGGGCGCTCCGCTTAAGATCAGCGTGGCTACGAGCAAATTCCTCTTATCCATCACCGACACCTCGGCCGCGTGGATTTATTTGAATAAAGGCTGTGTCATACCGATGATGGTAGTTCCGAGTTTGATCGGCATCATGCTGGGATCTTTGATCGGGGTTAAGATCCTGGCCAAGGCAAAGCCCACCTTTATCCGCTGGATGGTTATCGGCATTCTGGCCTTTGCCGGACTCAAGGCCCTGACCAAGGGATTAGGGATAACACTTTTTTAATGAGATATTAAGGAGGCGACGTCTAATGGCAACCAATGCGATAAAGAAACCGAGAGCAGCCGAGGAACAAGTTGTATATGCCAGTGTCCTTGAAAAGGGCATGCTCGCAGGACTTGGAATCCTGGTTATAACCTTTGTTGTGTACGTCTTGGGTATCTTTGAACCATATATACCGGTAGAAGACTTAAGTCGATATTGGTCTATGAATGTCCATGATTACCTTCAGGCGGCCAATATTACCCCGGGCTGGTGGTGGACTTCCCAACTGGGTAAGGGTGATTTTTTAAACTTCATCGGCATAGTCCTGCTGGCCGGTGTAACGATCATCTGTTATGCCGCTATCATCCCCACCTTGTTGCGGAAAAAGGACATTGTTTATGCCGTGCTGGCCCTACTTGAGGTCATTGTCCTGTCTGCCGCCGCATCAGGTTTAATTGCGACTGGCGGACATTAATGGCATAACGTTGAAACAATGGTTCTAAAAAGCCGGCATGTCTTGCCGGCTTTTTAATTTCCCAACAGTGACGTTCTCGTAAGAAAGCCTTTTCACCGCCGAGCACGCAGAGTCCGCAGAGAAAAACTATAAACTATTCAATAGCTATCTCGGCGTGCTCGGCGTTCTTTGCGGTAAAATTTTATTTTTTACCAAGTTGTCAACAGCCATATTCGCTTATGGACCCATCCGCAGAGAATCCTCTTCTTGTCAGCATTGGGCAAAAAGATTATATTTAGCCTAAGTGAAAGAGAAACAAGTACCCTTAATATCCATATTTCGGAAGACGGTGGCCCGATACGGCATGTTTCGTGCCGGGGATAACGTGGTGGCGGCAGTCTCCGGCGGCCCGGATTCGGTGGCCCTGCTCCATCTCCTGTGCGAACTGAGAGAGACCAGTCCACTCAACCTTTCCATTGCCCATTTTGATCATGGCCTCCGCGGGAGAGAATCTGCAGAAGATGCCATTTTTGTCGGAAACCTGGCCGAGGAACTCGGCTTGCCTTTTCATACGGGCCAGGGCAATGCCCTGGCCTTAAAAGAGAAAGAAGGACTTTCTCTGGAAGAGGCCTGCCGCGAACTTCGTTATAAGTTTTTGCGGGAAGTAGCGGAGAAGACAGGGGCCCGGAGGGTAGCCATGGGACATACGGCCGATGACCAGGCCGAGGAATTTTTATTGCGATTGATCCGGGGGGCCGGGGCCAAGGGGCTATCCGGCATGCCCTTTATCCGGGAAGGGATATTTATCAGGCCTTTGCTCGAGGCCTCGCGAGCCGATATTTTATCTTATCTAACGGCTAATAAATTTTCTTTTCGGATTGATAGTTCAAACGAGGCTCGGGGTTTCCTGCGGAATCGTATCCGGCATGATTTATTGCCCATGCTGGAAACCAATTTTAATCCGCGCATCCGTCGAATCTTGCTTCAGACTGCTTCCATACTGCGGGAGGATGAGACCCTGCTGGCGAGTATGGCTGAGGAGGCTTGGACAGGCCTCGCTAAATTGGAAGAAGGACCGGAGGGACAGGTGATAGCGCTGGATTTGAGGCGTTATCAGGAAATTCCAAGGCCGATTCAGATGAGGGTCATGCAAAAGGGCCTTGAATTAAGCGGGACAAGATTGAAGGACATCGGGTTCAGGCATCTGGAATCTATTCAATCCCTGGCCATGAAAGACGGCCCTTATAGAAGGATTTCTCTGCCCGGCGAAGTAACAGTAGAGAGGATTTATCAGGAGTTGAGATTTAGCCGGAAGAAGATCGATAAGATGCCAAAAGATTTTTTATATGAGATAAACGGCCCAGGGAGGTACTTTTTGCCGGAGATAGGGCGAACTATTTCTTTTGAATTAATGGAGGGATTGGGCGCTTCTTTTGATGACAAATCACGCTCCGCTTCATATTTTGATTATGGGCGGATCTTTTTTCCCCTGGCGGTGCGTAGTTTCCGGCCGGGTGACCGGTTTTATCCAGACGGCATGGGCGGCAGTCAAAAGGTCAAGGACTATTTTATTAACAAAAAAATACCACGGCCTCTCAGGTCAAAAATACCCATAATTGAGCAAGGCGGTCAGATTGTGGGGATACCTGGATGGCGGGTTGATGAACGGTTTAAACTTACCGAAAAGACAGAACAGATACTCAGGGTTTCACTAGACTAAGGTGCCTGTTTAGCCACAAAGGCACCAAGACACAAAGAATGAGTGTGACATTAAGAGAATTATTCTATAATCTTAGTGCCTTGGTGGCTAAATAGCTGCTGAGGGCACGAGGGCATATGTTTTGCTTGCAAAAAATGGCATTTTCCCTTAGTTTAAAGGTGAAATTCTTTTTTGGACGCAGATGAACGCAGATTTTACTTTTTAAATTTCGAATTTCGAAATTACTGTGCTGCGGGTATCGGCGAAAATCTGCGTCCCTATTAAATCTTACTGAGAAGCAGAGCAGGGGAGGACTTTTTGAATACGTTTTATAAAAATTTATCTCTCTGGCTGGTTATCGGCCTGGTAATGATCCTTTTGTTTCAATTCTTCAATCGTCCGGGAGAGGATAGCAGTGAGGTAACCTATAGCGACTTTCTGGATAAGGTGGAAAAGGGAGAGGTGTCGCGGGTAACGGTGCAGGGAGAGCGCATCCATGGGCAGTATGTTAATGGCCGGGCCTTCAAGACGTATGCCCCGAAGGATGTTGACCTGGTTAAAATTCTGCGGCAGGCTAGCGTCAAAATAGCGGTAAAACCGGCGGAAGAATCCCCATGGTATTGGACACTTATTATCTCATGGCTGCCCATGCTGCTTCTCATAGGGGTCTGGATATTTTTTATGCGTCAGATGCAGGCCGGGGGCGGCAAGGCCCTTTCTTTTGGCAAGAGCCGGGCCAGACTCCTTTCCGGCCAGACTGTCAAGACAACATTTGCCGATGTAGCAGGTATAGATGAGGCCAAGGAGGAGCTGTCCGAGATTATCGATTTTTTGAAAGATCCCAAAAGGTTCACGCGTCTCGGAGGACGAATTCCCAAAGGCGTGCTCCTTATGGGAGCGCCGGGGACGGGGAAGACCTTACTGGCTAAGGCCATAGCCGGAGAAGCCGGAGTACCTTTTTTCAGCATAAGCGGTTCTGATTTTGTGGAAATGTTTGTAGGTGTGGGCGCCTCCAGAGTACGAGACCTCTTTGTGCAGGGGAAGAAAAACGCCCCGTGCATTATTTTCATCGATGAGA from Thermodesulfobacteriota bacterium encodes:
- a CDS encoding PEP/pyruvate-binding domain-containing protein; protein product: MAFWESIKRLFSKEEPQQRLSAAEEADLYAAFKLRYWHFTTLLGSNNKVLEIMADMEKMLYGKRSFGMDFVRANCTAISVNLYKMIKGINELGGGKYWRLFEAAKDVFGKIDTALAERKVLAGGAFVIPLDHVDETMAEQVGSKMANLGSIAKLSGVRVPEGFTVTVAAYERFIIYNKLQDEINRWISSVDLSDIEKLEKEASRIRAAILQTPLPPELEEAIKAAYRQLEGKTTPGVKVAARSSALGEDQHKATFAGQYRSILNVDGTNLVNAYKEVVASKYSLSAIAYRLNMGFRDEDIAMCVGVVAMVDPVASGVAYSRDPEDFRKDQIIINATWGLAKAVVDGTTSPDLFVLSHTKPVKILAKTIRPKGIKLVPAAGGGLGAVEVPEKEREVPSVTDEQALFLAEICSRLEAHFGGAQDVEWSITGDGSVVILQCRPLIRLKSSMERRKPVIPSEENGPEPLLYGDITASPGVAAGPAFLLQHEDDMAHFPDGAVMVTKFAYPRWAAILHKAAAVVAEQGGVAGHLATVSREFGVPALVGVPAAATKIKNGDLITVDADNGRIYSGRIESLLGVRPERLSLMKGSPIYRTLEQVLTNITPLNLTDPDSVDFTPSKCRTVHDITRFIHEVSVREMFESGDQYHLSQRASKRLVCGVPMQWWVVDLEDGFKVPVEEKRVSIDNIASIPMLALWEGITAIPWKGPAVDTRGMVSIMFEATMRPEIGPDTGANFAERNYFMISRHFCNLSSKLGFHFSTVEAFVGDIPGENYASFIFKGGAADVTRRQRRVAFIGGILSRFDFRVEAKEDVVSARLEGCDQEFLKERLKVLGYLVLHTRQMDMIMSNEALVNYYLKKMLDDIYSFVKIERKEENTAPILGLKS
- a CDS encoding universal stress protein; this translates as MWKKVLLASNGVEQDRLAIEEAVAIAKRFGSSLDIAAVVDVNEEFETTAPGLTDKLRAKMKKTIDELVARAARDGVKATESVSVGEAHVRFSEKVKELGTDLVVMGTRGRAGLKKIFMGSLTANVIGHVGCSVLVAKGEPKRGEYKSLLVPTDGSESSNHAIHAACRLAKELGSKITILNVVPVYGDQVDLATKTGLSEVFAVESKAIMTKAEQIAKEYGLSVTGIVVDEGYPADEIARVAKEGKSDLIVIGSHGSAGITHAVMGSTAQQVIEQAPCPILVVRQ
- a CDS encoding universal stress protein, encoding MKSEETIATTCKLCPLSRHEKILVATDGSRYSEKALDGAVNIARKCGSSLYVLNVVELNPEFMSLAPEAVEKMERDSRTLLEETKERVSQKGITCETVIHEGEQPYEFIVSEAKRKKADLIVIGTHGRTGLKKLLMGSVAARVIGHAPCPVMVIPLRGSVGLKNILVATDGSIYAEAAVKEAISIAAACDSKLSAVCVVKGQRPTKYTSEAEKIVERVVKGAAKSNIQAEGIVREGEPYEVIADLAREKKVDIIIMGRYGRTGLTKLLMGSVTKRVIGHASCAVLVIPGSI
- a CDS encoding sulfite exporter TauE/SafE family protein, whose product is MKRYLFPIAIFLLVFLWISPALAAVDPAAAADAGGPWWQWPIILFVVTFVMGIVAVLGGVGGGVLFVPIISGFFPFHLDFVRGCGLLVALSGALAAGPGLLKRNMASLRLAIPVAVIASACAIVGAMLGLALPTNVVQTALGATILGICVIMLTAKKSEFPEVKKPDALSTALHITGIYREESTGKDIEWRVHRTPLGLATFIIIGVMAGMFGLGAGWANVPVLNLMMGAPLKISVATSKFLLSITDTSAAWIYLNKGCVIPMMVVPSLIGIMLGSLIGVKILAKAKPTFIRWMVIGILAFAGLKALTKGLGITLF
- the tilS gene encoding tRNA lysidine(34) synthetase TilS is translated as MKEKQVPLISIFRKTVARYGMFRAGDNVVAAVSGGPDSVALLHLLCELRETSPLNLSIAHFDHGLRGRESAEDAIFVGNLAEELGLPFHTGQGNALALKEKEGLSLEEACRELRYKFLREVAEKTGARRVAMGHTADDQAEEFLLRLIRGAGAKGLSGMPFIREGIFIRPLLEASRADILSYLTANKFSFRIDSSNEARGFLRNRIRHDLLPMLETNFNPRIRRILLQTASILREDETLLASMAEEAWTGLAKLEEGPEGQVIALDLRRYQEIPRPIQMRVMQKGLELSGTRLKDIGFRHLESIQSLAMKDGPYRRISLPGEVTVERIYQELRFSRKKIDKMPKDFLYEINGPGRYFLPEIGRTISFELMEGLGASFDDKSRSASYFDYGRIFFPLAVRSFRPGDRFYPDGMGGSQKVKDYFINKKIPRPLRSKIPIIEQGGQIVGIPGWRVDERFKLTEKTEQILRVSLD